The region GGCGTTTTCGGCCGCTGGGGCGGAGCACACGGCGGTTTCCGCCCGGGAACGCGCCATTGGACCAGGGTTTGTCCCTGGATGTGACACCGGCTTCCCGGGTAATACAGGTTCGGTCTGGTTAATGCCATTCTTCTCTCAGGCTCTTAGGGAGGCCCTAAGAGGCCCGTAGAGTAGATAAAAAATTCCGCGGCTTATAAAAAGCTGAGGGAGTGGTCAGGTGAGGTGGCCATGGGGGGAAACCTCATGGCCTTTTTATTTATTAAGACAGCCATTATCGATGCTTGAATATAGCCTGCGGCAGAGGTATACTTTAAGTAGGAACATCTTACAGGAGGTATACCATGACTTACGAGATCACGCGCGTAACAAGCAAAGGGCAGATGACGATCCCGGTTGAAATCCGACGTGCGCTCGGTATCCGCAAGGGCGATCCCCTTGTGGTGACCCTTGAAGGAAACGAGATTCGCCTACGGAAGATTGAAGCCTTTCGCCCGCTGGATGACGCCGATCCAATCTGGAAACTGATCGGAGCCGGGAAAAGTGGGGATAGTGATGTCTCGGAGAGGCATAATCACTATCTCGCCGCGGAGGAGATTAAGCAGTGGAACGCGTGATGGTCGATACGAGCGCGGTCTATGCTCTCCTCGACCGCTCCGATGCTAACCATAACAGGGCTGTTATGCTGCTGAAGAATATGAGGGTCGCCGGCTGCAATGTTCTCCTGACCAATTTCATCGTCGCCGAGGCGCACGCCCTGATTCTGGCAAAGCTCGGACACGGCCTAGCGCGGTCATGGCTCAAAGGATTATGTTGGCCTGTAGAAAGAGTGACGGCGGAGGACGAGGAGCGGGCAAGGGAAATCATTTATACCTACGAAGACAAAACCTTTTCTTACACGGATGCAACGACCTTCGCTGTAATGGAGCGAATGGAGATCAAGAGGGCCTTTGCTTTTGACAAGCATTTCGCCCAGTTTGGGTTCTCCCTGTATTCGTAGTTTCTTGACCGAAACCCGGCCGCCACCCCCTTTTAGTTTCGCGACAAAACCCCCTATAATATACCATTCGGAGAGGAGGGAACTCATAAAACCGCAGGGGCTTCGAGAAGCCCTGCAGAACGAAAGGCCGGGCGGAACTATTACCCGACCTCTTTCGTGGCCTTGCAGGGGAAATATGAGGCTCTGAGTAACCCAAGCGATGGATAACGTAAAAAAGCGATTCTTCGCGTGTTCAACATGACTTACAGGAAACCAAAGGCGAAAGCCCCGGAACAAATTCCGGGGAGGATGTCGACAACTCCTTGGTCCAATCATCAGAGAGGGGAATACGCATGCTCTATGTAATCGTCTTTATGAGTGGTGCGGTTTTGATGTCTTTGGAAATGATCGGGAGCAGGCTTCTAGCCCCTACTTTCGGCACATCCATTTATGTATGGGGTGCCCTGATCACCGTCGTCATGACAGCCCTTACGCTTGGCTATTATCTGGGGGGAAAAGCTGCCGACCGGCGACCAGACTCTCGAGCCATGGTACTGATCCTAGGCGTTGCCGGGTTATTAGTAGGATTCCTCCCATTCTGGTACATCCCAGTTAGCTACTCCCTTGCGATGCTTGGACCGCGCAGCGGCTCGCTTGTGGCTGCGTTCGCCTTCTTCTTTTCTCCATTGCGGCGGACCA is a window of Bacillota bacterium DNA encoding:
- a CDS encoding AbrB/MazE/SpoVT family DNA-binding domain-containing protein encodes the protein MTYEITRVTSKGQMTIPVEIRRALGIRKGDPLVVTLEGNEIRLRKIEAFRPLDDADPIWKLIGAGKSGDSDVSERHNHYLAAEEIKQWNA
- a CDS encoding PIN domain-containing protein, which codes for MERVMVDTSAVYALLDRSDANHNRAVMLLKNMRVAGCNVLLTNFIVAEAHALILAKLGHGLARSWLKGLCWPVERVTAEDEERAREIIYTYEDKTFSYTDATTFAVMERMEIKRAFAFDKHFAQFGFSLYS
- a CDS encoding fused MFS/spermidine synthase; its protein translation is MLYVIVFMSGAVLMSLEMIGSRLLAPTFGTSIYVWGALITVVMTALTLGYYLGGKAADRRPDSRAMVLILGVAGLLVGFLPFWYIPVSYSLAMLGPRSGSLVAAFAFFFSPLRRTNRVLPCCLEKAHNHFGRRPICWEGLISGS